From the Musa acuminata AAA Group cultivar baxijiao chromosome BXJ3-7, Cavendish_Baxijiao_AAA, whole genome shotgun sequence genome, one window contains:
- the LOC103975068 gene encoding CRIB domain-containing protein RIC4-like → MRDRRMDRFVILPFSGGCVSQSSVAVCENQPKRAAQTEAAPATSGKPRSSFGVLPFPRPCISTGFQKLVRSLKSLSQHLVFCKEEDEEVEMEIGFPTDVQHVAHIGWDGFNGMSSKTSWDKPPAQFLTLPPFSLKQFELAMTAQAGAPPPPPPPSHGPGGSWPQ, encoded by the exons ATGAGAGACCGGCGAATGGATAGGTTCGTCATCCTTCCCTTCTCCGGCGGCTGTGTCTCACAGTCGAGCGTTGCAGTATGCGAGAACCAACCGAAGAGAGCAGCACAGACTGAGGCAGCTCCGGCAACAA GTGGGAAGCCCAGGAGCTCGTTCGGCGTTCTTCCTTTTCCAAGGCCCTGCATTTCTACAGGGTTCCAGAAACTAGTGAGGAGCCTCAAGAGCTTATCCCAGCATCTCGTGTTCTGCAAGGAAGAGGATGAAGAGGTGGAGATGGAAATTGGGTTCCCCACCGACGTGCAACACGTCGCTCACATAGGGTGGGACGGATTCAACGGCATGAGCAGCAAGACAAGCTGGGACAAGCCGCCCGCACAGTTCCTTACCCTCCCTCCCTTCTCGCTGAAGCAGTTTGAGCTGGCCATGACCGCACAAGCCGgcgcccctcctcctcctcctcctccatcccaTGGTCCCGGTGGGTCTTGGCCGCAGTGA